The genomic interval TTTCGCCACAGATCACCCGGAGGGCCTCCGTGGCGCTGAAAAAGGTCTTCAGCAGCAGGGAGCCGCCGGCATAGATGACCGGCGTGGCGGCGGCCCCCAGGGCGCCGATGTGAAAGAGAGGCGCGGTGACCAGGGATTTGTAGGTCTTGTTGATTCCATAGCCCAGGACGGTGTTGATCGCCCCGAAGAGGACATTGCCGTGGGTCAGCACCGCTCCTTTGGGCTGCCCTGTTGTCCCCGATGTATACATGATGAAGAGGGGATCGTCCAGGGTCACCGCTTCGGCAGGCAGGGGTTCAGCACCAGAGGATTCGGCAAGAACTCCGGCAAGGGGGGGATCGGGGGAGAGATCGCTCCCGCCGAGGCGGAAACAGACGGGCATGTCACCACTGCTCAAGGCGGCCCGGATTTCACCGACCTTTTCGGAAAATTCCTCGGCGTAGAAAAGGGTCCGAGGCGAACAGTCCTTCAGGATATAGAGGAGCTCGGGCACAGCCAACCGCACATTCAACGGGACCATGAGGGCGCCCGTCTTGGCGCAGGCAAAAAAAATCTCCAGGAACTCGCTGCAGTTTCCCATGAGCACGGCAACCCGTTCGCCCCGACCGACACCCAGTTTCAGCAGGGCGTGGGCCATGCGGTTCACCCGCTCGTTGAACTCCCGATTGGTATATCTCCGGTTGTCCTCCTGGAGGAAAGGCCTTTCCGGATGGGTATGCGCCCGCTTGTAAACCCATTGACCGATGTTCATGGTGATATTCCTCTTTCCTGATATTTCCCGTGAGTTTGTTAATTTTCCGGTGCGGCAAAGACCAGGGCGGCATAAGTCCCACCGAAGGAGGCCGCATCGAGCAAAGCCAGGCGAATCGTTGTTTCCCGGCTCTTTCCCGTCACCAGCGCCAGAGGCGCCAAGGGTGATGAGACTCCAAGGGTAGGAGGAACCCGCCCTTCCCGGAAAGCCAGAGCCAGGGCTGCCGCGCGGATTCCTTCTGAAGAAAAACTCTCTCCAAGGGCTCCCTGAATAGAGGTAACCCGAGGTCGAATGCCCCCTTCCCCGAAGATCTGCAGGAGGGCGGAGGCCTCCATCTGGTCCAGCTTCCGGCCGCCGTTGGCACAGGCCAAGACAAGATCGATTTCGCCGGGAGAGCATCCTGCGGATTGCAATGCCCGGTGAATGGTCAGGATCAACCCTTTCGGATCTTCCGGCCAGTCTGTGGACGGTGCCGGAGATGAGCCCAGGCCCCATCCCGTCATTTCACAATACGGTTCAGTTCCCCGCTGCCGAACCCGATCCAGAGGTTCCAGGCACAGCAACCCACAGCCTTCGCCCAGGACATAGCCATTGCGGGCCTTATCAAAGGGGACGGCCCGCTCCTCTTGGCCATCCTGGGGGGAAAGACCATGGAAATGGACCATCGTCTCGAAAAAAAACTCCGAAAGGATATCGGCCCCTCCCGCCAGCAGGATATCCGCCCTCCCCCGGGAGATCTCCGCCGCCGCGTAGGCCAGGGCCGTTTCCGCCGAGGTCCCGTTGTGGGTCACGGTCGTATTGATCCCCCGGAAGCCCAGTTCAATGGAGGCATGGCCTGCCGGGGCGTTCATCACCGAGTTGGGGACAAGAATGGGATTAATGCCGGCCGGACCTTCCGTCGCCAGAATGCGGGCGCAGCGGGTCTTGACATCCGTCCCGCCGAAAGCCGTCCCCAGAATAATCCCCGTCCGGTCCCGGTTTCCTTCGAAAATCTCAAGGCCCGCATCCTCCAGGGCCATACGGGCCGAAGCCACGACCATGGACGAAAGGCGGTCCATCCGGCGCAGGCTTTTCAAGGCGACAAAATCCCGGGGCTCGAAGTCCCGCACCTCCGCCCCGCGATGGGAAGGAAAGGGTGACGTATCAAAAGACGCGACCTCGGCAATGCCGGATTCTCCGGCAAAGAGCCGCCGGGAAAAAACTTTTTTCCCCACCCCGAGGGGGGAAACCACCCCGATGCCGGTAACGGCCACCCGCCGGTTCATGAGTCTGCCCCCTTTTCTCTTCCCTCTTCCCGGTATCGACCGAAAATCACCGTCGTGTTGTTGCCGCCGAAGGCGAAGGAATTGGAAAGGACAATGTCCGGAGCGATAAACCGCGCCCCTTCCGTGACATAATCGAGATCGCAGTCGGGATCGGGGGATTGATAGGAAATCGTCGGCGGAATGAAGCCCCGATCGATCGCCAACAATGAAATAACCGCCTCCAGCGCGCCGGATGCCCCCAGGGTATGGCCGGTCATGGACTTGGTGGAACTGACGGGAATCGTGTAAGCCTGCTGGCCGAAAACGGAACGGATCGCCCGGGTTTCCGTCCCGTCGTTGGCCGGTGTGCCCGTCCCGTGGGCATTGATGTAATCCACCTGCCCCGGCTCAAGACCCGCGTCAGCCAGCGCCGCCTTCATGGCCCGCACTGCTCCTGAAGCCTCGATATCCGGGGCCGTCATGTGATGGGCATCACAGGTGACTCCATAGCCCAGGACTTCCCCGTAAATCTTCGCTCCCCGGCGACGGGCGTCCTGTAGCGCCTCCAGAATCAGGATAGCCGCGGCTTCCCCGAGGGAGAGGCCCTGACGCTCCCGGTCAAAGGGTTTGCAGGGATCGGGATCCACCGCCTTCAGGGCGTTGAAGGAGGCATAGGTTGTCCGGCACATGGGTTCCACACCTCCGGCAATCATGATCCGGGCGGCGCCGTAGCGGATGAGGTCGCGGGCCAGGCCGACCGCCGTCGATCCCGCGGAACAGGCCGTCATCAACGTGGTCTTGGGACCCCAGAGTTTTAGTTTTGTGGCGATGGCATCCGCCGAAGACGCGCAGGAAAGACTGGCCAGCCGGGAAAAATGCGCTCGAGGTCCGCCTTTCTCAAGATACTCGTCGAAAAAGGTCTCCGCCTCCAGTTTCCCCCCCGATCCCCCACCGACGATGACTCCCGTATCCAGACACAGCTCTTCGGGCAGGGGATAAAGCCCGGCATCCCTTAAGGCTTCCAGGGTGGCGGCCAGAGCCATCCGGTCGGCCCGGGACAGCCGTTTCAGCGGATATTCCCGGGAAATAAGCGCTCCGGGATCAAAGTTCCGGATCTGAGCCCCCGTGTGGGTCCGGAAAGGTCCGGTATCAAAGAGGCTCACGGGACCTATGCCGCATCGCCCCTGTTGCAGGGCTTCCGCCAATTCCGCTGCATTGGTCCCCAGGGCATTGACCGTGCCCAATCCGGTAATGACCACCCGTTTTCCCTGCATGCCCCTTCTCCCAAGACCTTGTTCCCGCTCCAGATCAAAAATGAAAATTTCATTACCCCTGTTGTTTCTAGTTTATAGAGCACAGGTTAAAAGGGTGTCAACAAGAAAGCCGTAATACCACATCCATTGC from Syntrophus gentianae carries:
- a CDS encoding beta-ketoacyl-[acyl-carrier-protein] synthase family protein, which encodes MNRRVAVTGIGVVSPLGVGKKVFSRRLFAGESGIAEVASFDTSPFPSHRGAEVRDFEPRDFVALKSLRRMDRLSSMVVASARMALEDAGLEIFEGNRDRTGIILGTAFGGTDVKTRCARILATEGPAGINPILVPNSVMNAPAGHASIELGFRGINTTVTHNGTSAETALAYAAAEISRGRADILLAGGADILSEFFFETMVHFHGLSPQDGQEERAVPFDKARNGYVLGEGCGLLCLEPLDRVRQRGTEPYCEMTGWGLGSSPAPSTDWPEDPKGLILTIHRALQSAGCSPGEIDLVLACANGGRKLDQMEASALLQIFGEGGIRPRVTSIQGALGESFSSEGIRAAALALAFREGRVPPTLGVSSPLAPLALVTGKSRETTIRLALLDAASFGGTYAALVFAAPEN
- a CDS encoding beta-ketoacyl-[acyl-carrier-protein] synthase family protein, with amino-acid sequence MQGKRVVITGLGTVNALGTNAAELAEALQQGRCGIGPVSLFDTGPFRTHTGAQIRNFDPGALISREYPLKRLSRADRMALAATLEALRDAGLYPLPEELCLDTGVIVGGGSGGKLEAETFFDEYLEKGGPRAHFSRLASLSCASSADAIATKLKLWGPKTTLMTACSAGSTAVGLARDLIRYGAARIMIAGGVEPMCRTTYASFNALKAVDPDPCKPFDRERQGLSLGEAAAILILEALQDARRRGAKIYGEVLGYGVTCDAHHMTAPDIEASGAVRAMKAALADAGLEPGQVDYINAHGTGTPANDGTETRAIRSVFGQQAYTIPVSSTKSMTGHTLGASGALEAVISLLAIDRGFIPPTISYQSPDPDCDLDYVTEGARFIAPDIVLSNSFAFGGNNTTVIFGRYREEGREKGADS